A single window of Halobacillus naozhouensis DNA harbors:
- the recU gene encoding Holliday junction resolvase RecU, with amino-acid sequence MNYPNGRKGVSQRSSKQGKTQATFSNRGMTLEEDIALTNDYYRHANIAIVHKNPTPIQIVNVDYPKRSAAVIKEAYFKQASTTDFNGVYRGRYIDFEAKETKNKTSFPLSNIHQHQIDHMRACEAHGGICFIIVKFAIHEEVYFLPAAKLFWYWNDQFQGGRKSIPYDHMKVEGELLPFHYQARVDYAAALDKLYF; translated from the coding sequence GTGAATTATCCCAATGGGAGAAAAGGTGTAAGTCAGAGATCGTCAAAACAAGGGAAGACACAGGCCACTTTTAGTAATAGAGGTATGACCTTAGAAGAAGATATTGCATTAACCAATGATTATTATAGACACGCAAATATTGCAATTGTTCACAAAAATCCTACACCTATTCAAATTGTAAATGTAGATTATCCAAAAAGAAGTGCAGCAGTCATTAAAGAAGCATACTTCAAACAGGCTTCAACAACGGATTTTAATGGAGTTTATCGAGGTCGTTATATTGACTTTGAGGCAAAGGAAACGAAGAATAAGACATCGTTCCCCTTAAGCAACATACACCAGCATCAAATTGATCATATGCGGGCATGTGAGGCACACGGAGGCATATGCTTTATTATTGTCAAATTTGCCATACATGAAGAAGTTTACTTTTTACCCGCAGCTAAACTTTTTTGGTATTGGAATGATCAATTTCAAGGCGGGCGAAAATCAATTCCTTATGATCATATGAAAGTTGAAGGAGAGCTCCTCCCCTTTCATTATCAAGCAAGAGTTGATTATGCTGCCGCTTTAGATAAGCTCTATTTTTGA
- a CDS encoding PBP1A family penicillin-binding protein produces the protein MANESQSRSARRKQLKSNKKGTKKPTFKRIVMTLLTLGIVLMLAVGGLFTYYILTAPELNEEQLSDPISSKLYDKNGDFITDLAGKQRRTKVSYNDLPPKLIDAVLATEDVRFFEHIGIDFRRIAAAIIANIKEGFGAEGASTITQQVVKRSFLSSDKTLKRKVQEQYLAIKLDQEYSKEKILEMYLNKIYYGRGAYGVAEAAQTYFGKNELSKLTLPEIALLAGLPQRPSAYNPYENPELAKQRMSVVLSLMVQHGKISEEEAEKARQTNVEDLLAEQTERESPYKAFIDQVREEVEAKMDGANIYKDGLKIYTTLDPEAQQYVEQMLGKESTINWPGDKVETGVAVTDTQTGAVRAIGGGRSYKEGNFNYATDTQRHPGSTLKPISAYGPAIQYNKLSTYHQIKDEPIDINGYSPNNYDDRFRGWVSMRYALSRSLNIPAVKTLHETGLNKAQKFAEGLGINFEDDQMYLSDAIGGGNAAVSPLQLSGAYAAFGNEGVYNEPYTVRKVEVPGQGTVDLKPEPKSAMNSYTAYMITSMLQTVMSEGTGTAANVPGLPEAGKTGTTNSELKNGNDIVPDSWFSGYTTNYSISIWTGYPDEYKNLSEATQDIPKQMFKSIMSHISEGKETSDFQKPGSVERVEVEEGSRPAKLPSPYTPESRIITELFHVDNTPSQVSQVFQKLDPVQDLSASYDTEAQAINLEWGYEEPEGVSFEVTVSIDGGESRQLTRTKDSTVEITNAQPGSSYEFTVTAVSDNENAEASDPASASVEVPAEEGAEENPEGETPEEENPEGETPEDEQNNEGNGNQNGNNGNNGNENGNESGNGQGNDGQGNGNQNENPDRDNTENEEQPPPEDGGQPPEEPQPPQDPQEGGEQQQPPEQPEGQGEAA, from the coding sequence ATGGCCAACGAAAGCCAATCAAGAAGTGCAAGACGTAAGCAATTAAAGTCAAATAAAAAGGGGACGAAAAAACCAACCTTCAAACGAATCGTTATGACTCTTTTAACGTTAGGTATCGTTCTCATGTTAGCCGTAGGCGGCTTATTCACCTATTACATTTTAACAGCACCTGAATTAAATGAAGAGCAATTATCTGATCCTATCTCATCTAAGTTGTATGATAAAAACGGTGATTTCATTACGGACTTAGCCGGAAAGCAAAGAAGGACTAAAGTTAGTTATAATGATCTGCCTCCCAAGCTTATTGATGCGGTTCTAGCTACCGAGGACGTCCGATTCTTTGAACATATTGGAATAGATTTCAGGCGTATTGCTGCAGCTATTATCGCTAACATTAAGGAAGGGTTCGGAGCTGAAGGTGCCAGCACCATAACCCAGCAAGTTGTTAAACGTTCCTTTTTGTCGAGTGATAAAACATTAAAGCGTAAAGTACAAGAACAGTATTTAGCTATCAAACTAGATCAGGAATACTCGAAAGAGAAGATTTTAGAAATGTATCTGAATAAAATTTATTATGGAAGAGGCGCCTATGGCGTAGCAGAGGCAGCTCAAACTTATTTTGGCAAAAATGAATTAAGTAAACTGACATTGCCAGAAATAGCTTTACTTGCAGGACTACCACAACGTCCTTCAGCCTATAATCCATATGAAAATCCTGAACTTGCGAAACAACGAATGAGTGTTGTACTCAGCTTGATGGTCCAGCACGGGAAAATCAGTGAAGAAGAGGCTGAGAAGGCAAGACAAACAAATGTAGAAGATTTACTAGCTGAACAAACTGAAAGAGAATCACCATATAAGGCATTTATCGACCAGGTTCGAGAAGAAGTAGAGGCAAAAATGGATGGTGCCAATATATACAAAGATGGTTTAAAAATCTATACAACGCTAGACCCTGAGGCACAGCAATATGTTGAGCAAATGCTCGGTAAAGAGAGTACAATTAATTGGCCAGGTGACAAGGTTGAAACCGGGGTCGCTGTGACCGATACCCAAACAGGTGCAGTTCGAGCTATCGGCGGCGGTCGCAGCTATAAAGAAGGTAATTTTAACTATGCTACAGACACACAAAGGCATCCAGGATCAACCTTAAAGCCAATATCAGCTTATGGTCCAGCTATTCAATATAATAAATTGTCAACTTATCATCAGATTAAAGACGAACCGATTGATATTAATGGCTACTCCCCTAATAACTATGATGACAGGTTCCGTGGCTGGGTAAGTATGCGTTACGCTCTCAGTCGTTCCTTAAATATTCCAGCTGTGAAAACGTTGCATGAAACAGGTCTTAATAAAGCGCAGAAATTTGCGGAAGGACTAGGCATTAACTTCGAGGATGATCAGATGTACTTAAGTGATGCCATCGGTGGGGGAAATGCAGCGGTCAGTCCTCTACAGCTAAGCGGCGCATATGCAGCCTTTGGAAATGAAGGGGTTTATAACGAACCATATACAGTCAGAAAAGTAGAGGTCCCGGGTCAAGGAACGGTTGATTTAAAACCTGAGCCTAAATCGGCTATGAACAGTTACACAGCTTACATGATCACATCCATGCTACAAACTGTAATGTCGGAAGGTACAGGAACAGCAGCAAACGTTCCAGGACTTCCTGAAGCAGGTAAGACAGGTACAACGAACAGTGAACTCAAAAATGGTAATGACATCGTTCCTGATTCCTGGTTCAGCGGTTACACGACAAATTATTCGATATCGATATGGACTGGTTATCCAGATGAATACAAGAATCTATCTGAAGCAACTCAAGATATTCCTAAACAGATGTTTAAGTCAATCATGAGTCATATTTCGGAAGGGAAAGAAACAAGCGACTTTCAGAAACCGGGATCCGTTGAAAGGGTTGAAGTAGAGGAAGGCTCACGCCCTGCTAAATTACCGAGCCCATATACTCCGGAAAGTCGTATTATAACGGAATTGTTCCACGTTGATAATACGCCGTCTCAAGTTTCTCAAGTCTTCCAGAAGCTGGATCCGGTTCAAGATCTGTCAGCTTCCTATGATACTGAAGCACAGGCCATAAACCTTGAATGGGGCTATGAAGAACCTGAAGGGGTTTCATTTGAAGTAACTGTTTCCATTGATGGCGGAGAATCGAGACAACTTACGAGAACGAAAGATAGTACAGTGGAGATCACGAATGCTCAGCCTGGTTCTTCCTACGAATTTACGGTAACTGCCGTAAGTGATAATGAGAATGCGGAAGCCAGTGATCCAGCCTCTGCCAGCGTAGAAGTTCCTGCAGAGGAAGGAGCTGAGGAAAATCCTGAGGGTGAAACTCCTGAAGAGGAGAACCCTGAAGGTGAAACTCCTGAAGATGAACAGAACAACGAAGGCAACGGAAATCAGAACGGTAACAATGGAAATAATGGTAACGAAAATGGTAATGAAAGCGGCAATGGTCAAGGTAACGACGGTCAAGGAAATGGAAATCAGAACGAAAACCCTGACAGAGATAATACAGAGAATGAAGAACAACCCCCACCAGAAGATGGAGGACAGCCACCCGAGGAGCCTCAGCCTCCTCAAGATCCTCAAGAGGGTGGTGAACAACAACAGCCGCCTGAGCAACCTGAGGGGCAAGGTGAAGCTGCATAA
- the nth gene encoding endonuclease III, with translation MLNKSQVRECLDAFEEMFPDAECELTHSNAFELLVAVVLSAQATDALVNKVTPNLFQKYRSPEDYLAVPLEELQHDIKSIGLYRNKAKNIQKLSHTIIEKFDGSVPSTKQELESLAGVGRKTANVVASVAFEEPAIAVDTHVERVSKRLGICRYKDSVLEVEKTLMRKIPKEEWSDTHHRMIFFGRYHCKAQRPQCEECPLLHLCREGQKRMRKKEKTL, from the coding sequence ATGCTTAATAAAAGTCAAGTAAGAGAATGCCTCGATGCATTTGAAGAAATGTTCCCTGATGCTGAATGTGAGCTTACTCACAGCAATGCTTTTGAGCTGCTTGTGGCGGTCGTATTGTCAGCTCAGGCTACAGACGCATTAGTTAATAAGGTGACTCCAAACTTATTTCAAAAGTATAGAAGTCCTGAAGATTACCTTGCTGTGCCTCTAGAAGAGTTACAGCATGACATTAAATCCATTGGATTGTATAGAAACAAAGCTAAAAACATTCAAAAGCTTTCCCACACCATCATTGAAAAATTTGATGGCAGTGTGCCATCGACGAAACAAGAGCTAGAAAGTCTAGCTGGTGTGGGAAGAAAAACAGCGAATGTAGTAGCTTCCGTAGCTTTTGAGGAACCAGCTATTGCGGTAGACACGCATGTTGAACGGGTGTCCAAGCGTTTAGGTATTTGCAGATATAAGGACTCGGTTTTAGAGGTTGAAAAAACGTTGATGCGTAAAATTCCAAAAGAAGAGTGGAGTGACACCCATCACCGGATGATTTTCTTCGGGCGTTACCATTGTAAGGCGCAACGTCCTCAATGTGAGGAATGTCCATTGCTGCATCTTTGCAGGGAAGGGCAGAAGCGGATGCGGAAAAAAGAAAAAACTTTATAA
- a CDS encoding DnaD domain-containing protein, whose product MAKYQSFEEIINQQMMIPKQLLLQYRQLGMDEQELAVLLQIHRFYLDGNPFPTPEQLAEYLSFSSQDCSKVLRKLMQKQFVTIEQKHSEQLVINESYSLEPLWEKLFAERTISYSDDKKHTENLFPLFEQEFGRPLSPFEIENINIWLDQEEQAPSLIKAALREAVLMGKLNFKYIDRILREWKRKGIQTVDQARQHGKQFRQGQVKNSSSTKTKPKRDVSLYYNWLEEDL is encoded by the coding sequence TTGGCGAAATATCAAAGTTTCGAGGAGATCATAAATCAACAAATGATGATTCCGAAACAGTTATTACTACAATATCGACAATTAGGAATGGATGAGCAAGAGCTTGCTGTCTTGTTACAAATTCACCGTTTTTATCTGGATGGGAATCCTTTTCCAACTCCTGAACAATTGGCTGAATATCTTTCGTTTTCAAGCCAGGACTGTTCAAAGGTATTAAGAAAATTGATGCAAAAACAATTCGTCACTATAGAGCAGAAACATAGTGAGCAATTAGTAATAAATGAATCTTATTCGTTAGAGCCGTTATGGGAAAAATTATTTGCGGAACGTACAATTTCCTATTCTGATGATAAAAAGCATACAGAAAATTTATTCCCTTTATTTGAGCAAGAGTTCGGCCGGCCATTGTCTCCTTTTGAAATAGAGAATATCAATATCTGGCTTGATCAGGAAGAACAAGCACCTTCTCTCATAAAAGCAGCATTAAGAGAAGCCGTGTTAATGGGGAAACTCAATTTTAAATACATTGACCGTATTTTAAGAGAGTGGAAGCGAAAAGGAATCCAAACTGTTGATCAAGCTCGTCAGCATGGAAAGCAATTCAGACAAGGACAAGTAAAAAATTCTTCCTCCACTAAAACAAAGCCAAAGAGAGATGTATCGTTATACTATAATTGGTTAGAGGAGGATTTATAG
- the asnS gene encoding asparagine--tRNA ligase — MKTTIAEVSKHVGKEVTIGAWLHNKRSSGKIAFLQLRDGTGFMQGIVVKNDIGEEKFQDAKALTQESSLYVTGEIVEDSRSSFGYEIQVKDFELIHEAVDYPITPKEHGTEFLMDHRHLWLRSKKQHAVMKVRNEIIRATYEFFNMNGYVKIDTPILTGSSAEGTTELFHTKYFDEDAYLSQSGQLYLEAAAMAFGKVFSFGPTFRAEKSKTRRHLIEFWMIEPEMAFMDHNDSLEVQEQYVTHVVEAVIENCKLELETLGRDTSVLEKIKAPFPRISYDEAIELLKEKGFEDIEWGEDFGAPHETAIAESYEKPVFITNYPAEIKAFYMKPDPNRPDVVLCADLIAPEGYGEIIGGSQRIDDLELMRQRYEEHELTGDAYKWYLQLREYGSVPHSGFGLGLERTVAWISGVEHVRETIPFPRLLNRLYP; from the coding sequence ATGAAAACAACAATTGCAGAAGTATCAAAGCATGTGGGCAAAGAAGTAACCATTGGGGCATGGCTCCATAATAAGCGATCTAGCGGAAAAATCGCTTTTTTACAACTACGTGATGGTACTGGATTTATGCAAGGTATTGTAGTGAAAAATGATATTGGAGAAGAAAAATTTCAAGACGCTAAAGCTCTGACCCAGGAGTCCTCTCTCTATGTCACAGGGGAAATTGTAGAAGATTCTCGTTCTTCTTTCGGGTATGAGATTCAGGTGAAAGATTTTGAATTGATTCATGAAGCTGTTGATTATCCGATTACACCTAAGGAACACGGAACAGAGTTTTTAATGGACCATAGGCATTTGTGGTTACGCTCTAAGAAACAGCATGCTGTAATGAAAGTTAGAAACGAAATTATTCGAGCAACCTATGAATTTTTCAATATGAATGGTTATGTCAAAATTGATACGCCGATTTTAACTGGATCTTCCGCAGAAGGGACAACAGAACTTTTTCATACAAAGTATTTCGACGAAGATGCATACCTGTCTCAAAGTGGTCAGCTATACCTTGAAGCAGCAGCTATGGCATTTGGGAAAGTATTTAGTTTTGGACCAACGTTCAGAGCAGAAAAGTCCAAAACCCGCCGTCACCTTATTGAGTTCTGGATGATTGAGCCGGAGATGGCCTTTATGGATCATAATGACAGTTTGGAAGTACAGGAGCAATATGTGACTCACGTGGTGGAAGCGGTTATTGAAAATTGTAAGTTAGAATTGGAAACACTCGGCCGCGATACAAGCGTTCTTGAAAAAATTAAAGCTCCATTTCCTAGAATAAGCTATGATGAAGCTATTGAACTTTTGAAGGAGAAGGGGTTTGAGGACATTGAATGGGGAGAAGACTTCGGTGCCCCTCATGAGACAGCAATAGCTGAAAGTTACGAAAAGCCGGTATTTATTACGAACTATCCTGCCGAAATTAAGGCTTTTTACATGAAACCGGATCCGAATCGTCCTGATGTTGTTTTATGTGCTGACTTAATTGCACCGGAAGGATATGGAGAAATTATCGGAGGTTCCCAGCGAATTGATGACCTTGAGCTCATGCGTCAACGTTATGAAGAGCATGAACTTACGGGGGATGCTTACAAATGGTATCTGCAGCTTCGTGAATATGGAAGTGTTCCACACTCAGGCTTCGGGTTAGGACTGGAAAGGACGGTAGCATGGATCTCGGGTGTTGAGCATGTTCGCGAGACGATCCCGTTCCCACGCTTGTTGAATCGATTATATCCTTAA
- a CDS encoding pyridoxal phosphate-dependent aminotransferase: MELAKRVQTLTPSSTLAITAKAKELKTEGHDVIGLGAGEPDFNTPDHIITAASNAMEEGLTKYTPSGGILDLKDAIVSKMKEDHNLSYSTDEVIVTTGAKHALFTLFQVLLNKGDEVIVPAPYWVSYPEQIKLAEGTPVIVKAKEENQFKITPAQLEESITKHTKAVIINSPSNPTGMIYSEDELRAIGEVCVKHDILVVSDEIYEKLIYSDDQHISMAQLSEALFNQTIIINGVSKSHSMTGWRIGYALGRAEIIKAMTNMASHSTSNPTSISQYAALAAYRGSNEEVDKMRQAFHKRLDALHSWLLEIPGVSCEKPKGAFYLFPNVLETARNCGFETVDDWVTALLEEEKVALVPGSGFGSPENVRLSYATSIEQLEEAAKRIKRFVENHQSNS, from the coding sequence ATGGAATTAGCTAAGCGCGTACAAACACTTACACCATCTTCTACTTTGGCTATAACCGCCAAAGCCAAAGAATTAAAGACAGAAGGACATGATGTGATAGGTTTGGGGGCAGGTGAGCCAGATTTTAATACTCCTGACCATATAATTACTGCTGCATCAAATGCTATGGAGGAAGGCTTGACAAAATATACACCTTCAGGAGGAATTCTTGATTTAAAAGATGCGATTGTGTCAAAAATGAAAGAAGATCACAATCTGAGTTATTCTACAGATGAAGTCATTGTCACAACGGGTGCAAAACATGCGTTATTTACTTTATTTCAAGTGTTGTTAAATAAAGGAGATGAGGTCATTGTTCCAGCCCCTTATTGGGTAAGTTATCCTGAGCAAATTAAGCTGGCAGAGGGTACCCCCGTTATCGTTAAAGCAAAAGAAGAAAATCAGTTCAAAATTACACCTGCACAGCTTGAGGAATCAATTACTAAACATACAAAAGCTGTTATAATCAATTCCCCTAGTAATCCGACTGGTATGATCTATTCAGAGGATGAACTCCGGGCGATTGGTGAAGTGTGTGTAAAGCATGATATTTTAGTTGTTTCCGATGAAATTTACGAAAAACTGATCTATTCTGACGATCAACATATCTCTATGGCTCAATTGTCAGAGGCGTTATTCAATCAAACAATTATTATAAACGGTGTATCGAAATCACACTCTATGACGGGCTGGAGAATTGGCTACGCTTTAGGACGAGCTGAGATCATTAAGGCCATGACCAATATGGCTTCACACTCAACATCCAATCCTACCTCAATATCTCAATATGCAGCCTTAGCAGCCTACAGGGGATCAAACGAAGAAGTTGATAAGATGCGCCAGGCTTTTCATAAACGGCTGGATGCATTACATAGCTGGCTGTTAGAAATCCCAGGGGTATCCTGTGAGAAGCCAAAGGGAGCTTTCTATCTGTTTCCTAACGTATTGGAAACAGCAAGAAATTGCGGGTTTGAAACCGTAGATGATTGGGTAACTGCATTGCTTGAAGAAGAAAAGGTGGCACTCGTACCAGGATCCGGCTTTGGATCACCTGAGAATGTAAGACTTTCCTATGCAACATCGATCGAACAATTAGAGGAAGCTGCTAAACGCATAAAGCGGTTTGTCGAAAATCATCAATCAAATAGTTAA
- a CDS encoding DUF5590 domain-containing protein — MKMITKQQSSRYTAPRWLKWVLLIIGLLILLSGCLLTWMYVQIESNRTEGFSEAKSLVLSETNIENVSEVTSYNGEQPIHIVRGKTGSEEKLAAFINLDNNKVLTTLNTSTMISSDQLREELQDNCSGCSFINIQLAYEENSPAWELTYIDENKRYVLEYVRVTNGEPIQRFAFRQPQT, encoded by the coding sequence ATGAAGATGATAACGAAACAGCAGTCTTCACGATATACCGCACCTAGATGGCTGAAATGGGTTCTCTTAATCATCGGTCTATTGATCTTACTTTCAGGATGTTTACTTACATGGATGTATGTACAAATAGAAAGTAATCGCACTGAAGGGTTTAGTGAAGCAAAAAGTCTGGTTTTATCCGAGACGAATATTGAGAATGTTTCAGAGGTAACAAGTTACAATGGCGAACAACCTATCCATATCGTTCGCGGCAAAACCGGAAGTGAAGAGAAATTGGCTGCCTTTATTAACCTAGATAATAACAAGGTGCTTACCACCCTCAACACAAGCACTATGATCTCCTCCGATCAATTAAGAGAAGAGCTGCAGGATAACTGCTCTGGTTGTTCCTTCATAAATATACAACTTGCTTATGAAGAGAATAGCCCTGCATGGGAACTTACGTATATCGATGAAAATAAAAGATATGTATTAGAATATGTGAGGGTCACAAATGGCGAGCCGATCCAAAGATTTGCATTTCGCCAGCCCCAAACGTAA
- a CDS encoding YpmA family protein produces the protein MENKIETLSTVRIQKSDDLYKVVDTLNRTLKEQNLMFGLALDEDDNETAVFTIYRT, from the coding sequence ATGGAAAACAAGATTGAAACCCTTTCAACTGTAAGGATTCAGAAATCAGACGATCTGTATAAGGTTGTTGATACACTTAACCGTACACTGAAAGAACAAAATTTAATGTTTGGACTGGCCCTAGATGAAGATGATAACGAAACAGCAGTCTTCACGATATACCGCACCTAG
- the dinG gene encoding ATP-dependent DNA helicase DinG: protein MSTFAIVDLETTGNALSKQDRMIEIGIVIMRKGKTLKEFSSLIFPEREIPPFITSLTGIKDEDLIDAPLFSEIAEDVYHLLKDCYIVAHNIEFDLSFLNNEFKRCGFPVLHNKLIDTVELSRIFLPESPSFKLGQLAQLLHIGHDNPHRALSDAAVTADLLTILLTELERLPERTLVYLLKLSDKLKSDMRPLIEKAIDKNRYNHQVTDKFDIHYGIPVKRRQIDFKVSREKQPPFNEWIRHAYEGKEGLQQVISGYETRDGQKRMSEAVYQALSKGKHALIEGGAGIGKSLAYLLSAVHYAINHKERIMISTHTTSLQNQLLEEEIPRLETLLGRPLQAVLYKGKSHYISLLHFSYELERSYHDNYDISLTKSMILVWLTHTTTGDIDEIQLPSSGEQFWRKISSEASKNTISDKTDHASYWQWAEERAARADLIITNHSLLCLDLISNEQRLPDFDRLVVDEAHHLESTASRYFGIRLNYKELQQQLTQFNEFFHPAVFKPFHVDVRKQLDRCSHYVEEAKEELNHLSRYLFQKVKSIRNRIQSKSDVGRAQYLLKEDSDEKFVNTSFEMTQRFLAPIHSIKRETAGLIRAVESIVTSDHSEGVRVLWQRLINHAEMCSSVIRQLETFFNLDGETVKWIEIDAEGASNSIYLYSEPLDIAEQLNKKLYSTKKSVVLTSATLTTNGSFSYMKRLLGLERLNNSSLHELSIPSPYDYERHVRLMVPDDFPNIRTQTEEFIYSISEAIYSIAHVTNGRMLVLFTSYEMLKKTYYLLKEVAAPEEFMIFAQGISSGSRDRLKKNFQTFDQSILLGTSSFWEGVDIPGDDLSCLVIARLPFDPPDQPAQIMRDSRLKSKGLNPFMEQSLPQAILRFKQGFGRLIRSTTDRGVVFVCDQRLIEAKYGKYFISSIPDIPLTYQSTSKLVQDMEKWI from the coding sequence TTGTCTACCTTCGCAATAGTTGATCTGGAGACCACTGGAAATGCATTATCAAAACAGGACCGTATGATAGAAATTGGTATCGTAATTATGAGAAAGGGAAAGACGCTCAAAGAATTTTCAAGCCTAATCTTTCCTGAACGTGAGATTCCTCCATTTATTACCTCCTTAACAGGTATTAAAGATGAAGATCTGATCGATGCTCCCTTGTTCTCGGAAATTGCTGAAGACGTATATCATTTGTTAAAAGACTGTTATATCGTTGCCCATAATATTGAATTTGATCTTAGTTTTCTTAACAACGAATTCAAGCGGTGCGGGTTTCCTGTGTTACATAATAAATTAATAGATACGGTTGAACTTTCCCGCATTTTTCTACCTGAATCACCGAGTTTTAAATTGGGCCAACTGGCACAGCTATTGCACATAGGGCATGATAATCCACACCGGGCGTTATCGGATGCGGCAGTAACAGCTGACTTGCTCACAATATTGTTAACTGAATTAGAGAGATTGCCAGAACGGACGCTGGTGTACCTGTTGAAATTATCGGATAAACTCAAGAGTGACATGAGACCATTAATAGAAAAAGCTATTGATAAAAACAGATATAATCATCAAGTTACAGACAAATTTGATATTCACTATGGGATTCCAGTTAAGAGAAGACAGATTGATTTCAAAGTTTCACGGGAGAAACAGCCTCCCTTTAATGAATGGATTCGACATGCCTATGAAGGTAAGGAAGGCTTACAGCAAGTTATAAGCGGCTATGAAACGAGAGATGGGCAAAAAAGGATGTCAGAAGCTGTCTACCAGGCTTTAAGTAAAGGGAAGCATGCCTTAATTGAAGGAGGTGCTGGGATAGGGAAGTCTCTTGCCTATCTGCTGTCCGCCGTACATTATGCAATTAATCATAAAGAGAGGATAATGATTTCTACCCACACAACCTCCTTACAGAATCAGTTGTTAGAAGAGGAAATTCCGAGACTGGAGACATTGCTAGGACGCCCGCTCCAAGCAGTCTTATATAAAGGAAAAAGTCATTATATCAGTTTGCTTCATTTTAGTTATGAGTTAGAGAGGTCCTATCATGATAATTATGATATTTCCTTAACAAAGTCTATGATATTGGTATGGTTAACCCATACGACGACCGGGGATATTGATGAAATTCAATTGCCATCAAGCGGGGAGCAGTTTTGGCGTAAAATTTCCTCTGAGGCCTCGAAAAACACGATATCCGACAAAACAGACCATGCCTCTTATTGGCAGTGGGCAGAAGAGAGGGCAGCACGGGCTGACCTTATCATTACTAATCATTCCCTGCTTTGCCTTGACCTCATTAGTAATGAACAAAGACTTCCTGATTTTGATCGGTTAGTAGTTGATGAGGCTCATCATTTAGAATCTACAGCCAGTCGTTACTTTGGTATTAGACTGAACTACAAGGAGCTGCAGCAGCAGTTAACTCAATTTAATGAATTCTTCCATCCTGCTGTATTTAAACCCTTCCATGTAGATGTAAGAAAACAACTCGATCGCTGCAGTCACTACGTAGAAGAAGCAAAAGAGGAGTTAAACCATTTATCGAGATATCTCTTCCAAAAGGTGAAATCTATTCGCAATCGGATACAATCAAAAAGCGATGTTGGCCGGGCGCAATACTTACTAAAAGAAGATAGTGACGAAAAGTTTGTCAACACTAGTTTTGAAATGACTCAGAGGTTTCTGGCACCCATACATTCCATTAAAAGAGAGACGGCTGGTTTAATCAGGGCTGTCGAATCGATAGTAACGAGTGACCATAGCGAGGGAGTCCGGGTTTTATGGCAGCGGCTGATTAATCATGCAGAGATGTGTTCATCCGTAATTCGTCAATTGGAAACCTTTTTCAACTTGGACGGAGAAACGGTCAAATGGATTGAAATTGATGCAGAAGGGGCGTCTAACTCGATCTATTTATATAGTGAGCCCTTAGATATAGCTGAGCAATTAAATAAAAAGCTATATTCAACGAAAAAGAGTGTAGTTTTAACTAGTGCTACTTTAACCACGAACGGGTCCTTCAGCTACATGAAGCGGCTTTTAGGATTAGAAAGGTTGAACAACAGCAGCCTTCATGAACTGTCGATACCTTCACCGTACGATTATGAACGGCATGTCAGGCTGATGGTCCCAGATGATTTTCCTAATATTAGGACACAGACAGAAGAATTTATCTATTCTATCAGCGAAGCGATTTATTCAATAGCCCATGTTACAAACGGCCGGATGCTTGTATTATTCACGTCTTATGAGATGTTAAAAAAAACATATTATTTACTCAAAGAGGTCGCTGCGCCTGAGGAATTTATGATATTTGCTCAAGGAATCTCAAGTGGCAGCAGAGATCGCTTAAAAAAGAATTTTCAAACTTTTGATCAGTCTATTTTATTAGGAACCAGTTCTTTTTGGGAAGGAGTCGATATTCCCGGCGATGACCTATCGTGTTTAGTTATCGCCCGCCTGCCTTTTGATCCCCCTGATCAGCCTGCCCAGATCATGCGGGACAGCAGACTGAAAAGCAAGGGACTCAATCCTTTTATGGAACAGTCTCTGCCTCAGGCAATATTAAGATTTAAACAAGGGTTTGGACGCTTAATTCGTTCAACTACGGACCGCGGGGTAGTTTTTGTATGTGACCAGCGATTAATTGAAGCAAAATATGGGAAATACTTCATTTCCTCAATCCCAGATATTCCACTTACCTATCAATCGACATCCAAGCTGGTCCAGGATATGGAAAAGTGGATATGA